In bacterium, the following are encoded in one genomic region:
- a CDS encoding nitrilase-related carbon-nitrogen hydrolase, producing MRFLIGYLQYLPEKGNPEKNVEKVRSMLKDKDFDILVLPELAFSGYFFLTPEEILPYVDEGFNSTPALFLKELSRSKKALILCGFPEKAGSKLYNSQYAFLPSGDVVVYRKSHLFYKEKLLFAPGDTGPVIVEFKGAKVGMMVCFDWFFPEFSRILALKGAQLLALSANLVLPGLGQKGMYIRSVENRVFSIVANRIGTECSLDGECLNFTGMSQIVSPKGEVLVQSGERDEEVKIVSVDLKEAENKNVTSLNNVFNDRRIDLYGRFLNE from the coding sequence ATGAGGTTTTTAATCGGCTATCTTCAATATTTACCAGAGAAAGGAAATCCTGAGAAAAACGTGGAAAAGGTCAGAAGCATGCTGAAAGACAAAGATTTTGACATCCTCGTTTTACCTGAATTGGCATTTTCGGGATATTTTTTCCTAACCCCAGAGGAGATTCTTCCTTATGTGGATGAGGGTTTCAACAGCACACCTGCTCTTTTTTTAAAGGAACTATCCAGAAGCAAAAAGGCTTTAATCCTTTGTGGTTTTCCCGAAAAAGCAGGTAGTAAGCTTTATAACAGCCAATATGCTTTTTTACCTTCAGGGGACGTTGTAGTTTACAGGAAAAGTCACCTTTTTTATAAAGAAAAGCTTTTATTTGCTCCGGGAGATACCGGACCTGTTATAGTTGAGTTTAAGGGAGCGAAGGTAGGGATGATGGTTTGCTTTGACTGGTTTTTCCCGGAATTTTCAAGGATTCTTGCTTTAAAAGGTGCTCAGTTGCTCGCACTGTCAGCAAATTTGGTGCTTCCGGGGTTGGGTCAGAAGGGAATGTATATCCGCTCCGTTGAAAATAGAGTATTCTCCATAGTGGCAAATAGAATTGGAACTGAGTGTTCTCTGGATGGCGAGTGTTTGAATTTTACCGGAATGAGCCAGATAGTCTCACCCAAGGGTGAGGTTTTAGTCCAGAGTGGTGAAAGAGACGAAGAAGTGAAAATAGTATCTGTGGATTTGAAAGAGGCTGAAAATAAAAATGTCACGTCTCTTAATAATGTGTTTAATGATAGAAGAATTGATCTATACGGTAGATTCTTGAATGAGTAG
- a CDS encoding Xaa-Pro peptidase family protein — protein sequence MERIDKLMKLFENKPLDAIFLLKPLNIFYLTGAYVNGVLYIGGERPLLFVRRPKERPLNSSADVVFINSFKDIKPYISRPLSKVGLELDSLPYNTVLRMISTFGIEETVDISNEVRLVRMKKDDVEIEKIKSAGQIVAKVFERLRDVFIPGMSELDLLIELEYFSRKVGNLGVYRMHSFGNEASFSHIIQGESAFSPSYLDAPTGGQGVSEAFPQGASHRKIEPSKPFTVDVMINYDGYIADATRTFIYGDISEEIKDYWGKLTSIYRFLTDLLVPGSVCEDVYLRTVSYVDSLGLGEAFMGVGRDKVKFIGHGVGLEVDEFPFLARGFPLRLEENTVLAVEPKLFSKSFGIMGIEDTFLIEKDGPKSLIPFDKGLIVL from the coding sequence ATGGAGCGCATTGACAAGTTGATGAAACTGTTTGAAAATAAGCCCCTGGATGCAATTTTCCTTTTAAAACCTCTCAACATTTTTTATCTGACAGGGGCTTATGTGAATGGTGTACTTTACATCGGTGGTGAAAGACCGTTGCTTTTCGTGAGGAGGCCCAAAGAAAGACCTCTTAACTCCAGTGCAGATGTAGTTTTCATTAACTCTTTTAAAGATATTAAACCATATATCTCCAGACCCTTGAGTAAAGTTGGTCTTGAACTTGATTCACTTCCTTATAATACAGTGTTAAGAATGATTTCAACTTTTGGGATAGAAGAAACTGTAGACATATCCAATGAGGTTCGTCTTGTCAGGATGAAAAAGGATGATGTTGAAATTGAGAAAATTAAATCAGCAGGACAAATTGTGGCAAAAGTATTTGAAAGACTCAGAGATGTTTTTATCCCGGGTATGTCAGAACTGGATTTACTCATAGAGCTTGAGTATTTTTCAAGGAAGGTTGGAAACCTCGGGGTTTACAGAATGCATTCCTTTGGAAACGAAGCCTCTTTTTCCCATATAATTCAGGGGGAAAGCGCCTTTTCCCCTTCGTATCTTGATGCCCCAACCGGGGGCCAGGGGGTATCCGAGGCCTTCCCACAGGGGGCTTCCCACAGAAAGATAGAACCGAGTAAGCCTTTTACGGTTGACGTGATGATAAATTATGATGGTTACATTGCTGATGCCACGAGGACTTTCATATATGGTGATATAAGTGAAGAGATTAAGGATTACTGGGGAAAACTTACTTCAATTTACAGATTTCTGACAGATTTACTTGTTCCTGGTAGCGTTTGTGAAGATGTTTATTTAAGGACCGTGTCTTATGTTGATTCTCTGGGATTAGGAGAAGCGTTTATGGGTGTAGGACGGGATAAAGTTAAATTTATAGGCCACGGTGTGGGCCTTGAAGTCGACGAATTTCCCTTTTTAGCCAGAGGTTTCCCGCTAAGATTGGAGGAAAATACAGTTCTGGCAGTCGAACCGAAGCTATTTAGTAAGTCTTTTGGAATAATGGGGATTGAAGATACTTTCTTAATTGAGAAAGATGGACCAAAGTCTTTAATCCCCTTCGACAAAGGGTTGATTGTTTTATGA
- a CDS encoding 8-oxo-dGTP diphosphatase: MRPIKATLLYIVKDGRVLLVYKKRGHGEGKWNGIGGKIANGETPLEGIIREAKEEVGIEVRDVRLNGIIYFYNVYGKDWWVCVFKSSEFEGNVSESEEVFPKWFEFSEIPYDDMWEDDKEWLPHLLRGGYFIGNYYFEGDKLVKSELNLVSEEDLLKEYQIFVSEGVK, encoded by the coding sequence ATGAGGCCTATTAAAGCTACTTTGCTTTATATCGTAAAAGACGGAAGAGTTTTACTTGTGTACAAAAAGAGAGGTCACGGAGAAGGCAAGTGGAATGGCATAGGTGGTAAGATTGCTAATGGCGAAACTCCTTTGGAGGGCATAATAAGGGAAGCAAAAGAAGAAGTCGGCATAGAGGTAAGAGACGTAAGGCTGAATGGAATTATCTATTTTTATAATGTTTACGGGAAGGATTGGTGGGTGTGCGTTTTCAAATCATCAGAATTTGAAGGTAATGTTTCTGAAAGCGAAGAGGTCTTTCCTAAATGGTTTGAATTCAGTGAAATCCCTTACGATGATATGTGGGAGGATGATAAGGAATGGCTTCCACACTTGCTTAGAGGTGGTTATTTCATCGGGAATTACTACTTCGAAGGTGATAAACTGGTAAAATCTGAATTGAATTTAGTTAGCGAAGAAGATCTTTTAAAAGAATACCAGATATTTGTTTCGGAGGGTGTTAAATAG